In Trichoderma atroviride chromosome 2, complete sequence, one DNA window encodes the following:
- a CDS encoding uncharacterized protein (SECRETED:SignalP(1-18)~antiSMASH:Cluster_2.1) — translation MKLQHLALLAFGAAAVSAAPGIQLSEGIESRNDCAHDNLLRCLIASPSIAIPFCSSSANVLISLPTVTVTVTPTSFVTATDVTTDIETLTDTSNELRTVTPASIAADTLTSSPPEKRERRKGCPAPNCIRMLNPPPSSASHGCSCFSGSYLATASTFTSTVTAPAVTKTSQTLWRTEISTATVIVTITSETTVLGRSSSSTSSSLNPVSTSSVPSLTSNPPAITTTSVSYTTITTYPVSCDATRSAIPVCASSCLSSAAVTQASCGANDTICQCQNQEIIQGAGANCIIGGCGFGGAIDVFNSISSFCACEQQGLYTTTAPVFPPPAATTTSTPLIVTD, via the exons ATGAAGCTCCAACATCTCGCCCTCCTAGCGTTCGGCGCCGCAGCCGTCTCGGCTGCGCCTGGAATTCAGCTGAGTGAAGGCATCGAGTCTCGAAACGACTGCGCCCACGACAACCTTCTTCGGTGCCTCATCGCCAGCCCCAGTATCGCAATCCCTTTCTGCAGTTCTTCGGCAAACGTGCTGATCTCCCTACCAACTGTGACTGTCACAGTCACACCCACTTC CTTCGTCACTGCCACAGATGTGACCACAGATATCGAAACGTTGACTGATACGTCCAACGAGCTGCGAACGGTCACCCCGGCCTCGATCGCGGCCGATACACTGACCTCCTCGCCTccggagaagagagaaagaagaaagggctGCCCGGCACCCAATTGCATCCGTATGTTGAACCCTCCACCATCGTCCGCATCACATGGATGCTCGTGCTTTTCGGGAAGCTATCTTGCGACCGCTTCAACATTTACATCTACGGTCACTGCCCCGGCTGTTACAAAGACGTCACAGACCCTTTGGAGAACTGAGAT ATCGACGGCCACCGTCATTGTTACAAT TACTTCAGAAACTACCGTGCTCGGAAGAAGCTCTAGCTCTACCTCTAGCTCCCTGAACCCTGTCTCGACCTCCTCTGTCCCCAGTCTCACATCCAACCCCCCTGCCATCACGACGACTTCTGTCTCTTATACGACTATCACGACCTACCCAGTCTCCTGTGACGCCACCCGCAGTGCAATTCCCGTTTGTGCAAGCTCGTGTCTTAGCTCCGCCGCCGTGACGCAAGCCAGCTGTGGAGCAAATGATACTATCTGCCAATGTCAAAACCAGGAAATTATTCAAGGTGCAGGAGCCAATTGCATCATCGGTGGCTGTGGGTTCGGAGGTGCAATTGATGTATTTAATTCTATCTCTTCCT TCTGCGCTTGCGAGCAACAGGGGTTGTATACTACAACAGCTCCGGTATTCCCTCCGCCCGCGGCTACAACTACATCAACGCCACTCATTGTAACAGACTAG
- a CDS encoding uncharacterized protein (SECRETED:SignalP(1-18)~SMCOG1138:FAD linked oxidase domain protein~CAZy:AA7~EggNog:ENOG41~antiSMASH:Cluster_2.1), protein MPLFSQISLLFLLTGSEALTQRYDADSISTSQECCDAIRTEFASIVHGPASSDYSDRLSTFYSQQQHDYSPACYVKPKSTEDISKILKIAASHHCQFAVASGGHMAWAEASNTDDGFVFDLRDMNRIYISVERQTVSLGPGSKWISVYKAMDAHNLTVPGARMSDVGVGGFLAGGGYPFTSKTPGFGANSVFNYEVVLSDGTIVEANADSHSDLFWALKLAGTNYGIITRFDMNADASTEIWGAVGLYPSTEQTRTEIFPAYEEYSHRNDNTDLFISVGHLKAMGKNMIMTCVVNSAGRPEKPMSPVEPVIYNEKTGQRNEVIHDPIDSLLQTPSRTAWFTLTIKVSTKLFLDFGKMAADVFAPLEDAPGFSTMLGFQPFPKRFIEGNRGSPVYNTMKESDEDLTLVLIMTNWEDPVDDKRMKDATNKLGELVQKEARNLDLLVNFTYLNYANKDQPVYEQSLTPEDLARMLRIRDRYDPSAIFRTLWKGGYKLPETPTARDEL, encoded by the exons ATGCCTCTTTTCAGCCAAATCTCCTTGTTATTCCTATTGACCGGCAGCGAGGCATTGACGCAACGGTACGATGCCGACAGCATCTCAACGTCACAAGAATGT TGCGACGCCATCCGTACCGAATTTGCCTCCATCGTCCATGGTCCAGCGAGCAGTGACTACAGCGACAGACTCTCTACCTTTTActctcaacagcagcatgaCTACTCCCCCGCTTGCTACGTCAAACCCAAGTCTACCGAGGATATTTCCAAGATCCTCAAAATCGCGGCATCACACCACTGCCAATTTGCTGTTGCCTCCGGAGGGCACATGGCGTGGGCGGAGGCGTCGAATACCGATGATGGCTTCGTCTTCGACTTGAGAGATATGAACAGGATCTATATATCAGTGGAACGCCAGACTGTGTCCCTGGGGCCAGGATCTAAGTGGATTAGTGTATACAAGGCCATGGATGCCCACAATCTCACTGTTCCTGGGGCACGAATGAGCGACGTCGGTGTTGGCGGGTTTCTGGCTGGAG GTGGTTATCCATTTACATCTAAAACTCCGGGATTTGGTGCCAACAGCGTCTTCAACTACGAAGTTGTGCTCTCTGACGGAACCATCGTGGAGGCTAATGCAGATTCGCACTCGGATCTATTCTGGGCCCTCAAGCTCGCTGGCACCAACTATGGTATAATCACTCGCTTCGATATGAATGCAGACGCTTCAACAGAAATTTGGGGAGCAGTCGGACTTTATCCGTCCACAGAACAAACGAGAACCGAAATATTCCCTGCTTACGAAGAGTATTCCCACAGAAATGATAACACTGACCTCTTCATATCGGTAGGCCACCTTAAAGCCATGGGTAAGAATATGATCATGACTTGCGTGGTAAATAGTGCAGGTCGACCAGAGAAACCCATGTCACCTGTTGAGCCTGTCATCTACAACGAAAAAACTGGCCAGAGAAATGAAGTCATCCACGACCCCATAGACTCGCTACTCCAGACACCATCTCGCACAGCCTGGTTCACTTTGACAATCAAAGTTAGCACGAAGTTATTTCTTGACTTTGGCAAAATGGCAGCCGATGTATTTGCACCGCTTGAAGATGCACCGGGATTTTCAACGATGCTGGGCTTCCAGCCATTCCCGAAAAGATTTATAGAGGGAAATCGCGGGTCTCCAGTATACAACACTATGAAGGAATCTGACGAGGACCTAACAC TGGTTCTTATTATGACGAACTGGGAAGACCCAGTAGACGATAAGAGAATGAAAGACGCTACCAACAAACTAGGTGAACTGGTTCAAAAGGAGGCTCGCAATCTCGATCTACTAGTCAATTTCACCTACCTGAACTACGCCAACAAGGATCAGCCTGTGTACGAACAGTCTCTAACGCCAGAAGATTTGGCCAGGATGCTCAGGATAAGGGACAGATACGACCCATCAGCTATATTTAGAACACTATGGAAAGGTGGATACAAGCTGCCGGAAACACCCACAGCACGGGATGAGCTATGA